In Chryseobacterium lactis, a single genomic region encodes these proteins:
- a CDS encoding phosphatase PAP2 family protein translates to MNKTVISNYIQPGLLLLYVPLLLLTLILFYLYKLDALSFVAYIGIQEKWFFFLNSKLSQYPNLQYNLTQLGDALVLLPFFSIFVVYVPKIWRSLLSASLVSAVFCNLLKKLFAVPRPAAVFDNESFVIIGKTLSGHTSLPSGHAITVFTTFTILMFTFMPQKQKYRIIWCTAIMIIGLIIAFTRVAVGAHYPLDVIIGSIIGYISGLLGIFINQKYKIWGWVGNKKYYPVFILAFSICIIILINKIINENLIIFYLSLISLIISLYIITYVYVKK, encoded by the coding sequence ATGAATAAAACTGTGATTAGTAATTATATTCAGCCGGGTTTATTATTACTGTATGTCCCCCTTCTTTTGCTAACCTTAATTTTGTTTTATCTATACAAACTGGATGCTTTGAGTTTTGTTGCCTATATAGGTATTCAGGAAAAATGGTTCTTTTTTCTGAATTCTAAACTATCTCAATATCCTAATCTACAATACAACCTTACCCAATTGGGCGATGCTCTTGTCCTTTTGCCTTTTTTTTCTATTTTCGTTGTATATGTTCCAAAAATATGGCGATCTTTATTGTCAGCCTCACTTGTTTCTGCTGTATTTTGTAATCTTTTAAAAAAACTATTTGCAGTACCGCGACCGGCTGCGGTATTTGACAATGAAAGCTTTGTTATCATAGGAAAAACACTGTCGGGACATACCAGTTTACCATCCGGGCATGCTATTACTGTTTTTACAACATTTACTATTCTGATGTTTACTTTCATGCCCCAAAAGCAGAAATATAGAATCATTTGGTGTACCGCTATCATGATCATAGGACTAATTATTGCATTTACAAGAGTTGCAGTAGGAGCCCATTATCCGCTTGATGTGATTATTGGTAGTATTATTGGGTATATTTCAGGACTTTTAGGTATTTTTATCAATCAGAAATATAAAATATGGGGCTGGGTTGGCAATAAAAAATATTATCCTGTTTTTATATTGGCATTTAGTATTTGTATCATTATTTTGATCAACAAAATCATTAACGAAAACCTGATCATATTCTATCTTTCACTAATTAGTTTAATAATATCATTGTATATAATCACTTACGTTTATGTTAAAAAATAG